Proteins from one Xenorhabdus griffiniae genomic window:
- the lptD gene encoding LPS assembly protein LptD produces MNKCYPTLLATMVWAALYSQQAHADLAAQCMLGVPVYDKPIITGDPNKLPVYIQSDDSHGEYPNAAEFIGNVNIQQGNKTLIADKVRLEQTQEQDKEPVRTVTAVGNVSYDDPQIILKGPRAWANLNNKDTDVEQGKYQLVGRQGRGSADKMMLRDENRYTIMNNGIFTSCLPGNDSWSVVGSEVILDREEEVAEIWNARFRVANVPVFYTPYLQLPIGNKRRSGFLIPNASFSNKDGFQFLLPYYWNIAPNYDATITPHLITMRGLKLDNEFRYLTKAGTGTVALDWIDQDRLYKEDKRLKARPERDSNSRWLFYWNHSGVMNQVWRFSADYTKVSDPNYFNDFSSQYGSSTDGYATQKFSIGYAQQNWNATLTTKQFQIFTPSDRGKAYRTAPQLDLNYYKNDLGPFDFRTYAQVAKFTSVGNQWPDGTRWHLEPSINLPLSNGWASINNEFKLMATHYQQDLTETTKSNTEIPALERSVNRILPVFKSDAKMVFERAMYFNQGFTQTLEPRVQYLYVPYKNQNNINNFDSSLLQSDYTGLFRDRFYSGLDRVSSANQFTAGVTTRIYDEDLVERFSLSVGQIYHFERPRTEDTDSVLGSKDIIGNKKGTGATTWAGDVHWRINDSWGIKGGLQYDNRLDDFTMGNAIMEYRRDADRMLQLSYRFVDRNYIQATLKGGAPAYQQGISQIGMVASWPLSDRWAFVGAYYYDTKEKQPATQMVGLQYNTCCWAVSVGYERKITDWRFDSSQYDNKWSFNVELRGLSNNHSLGSQKMLQQGILPYQRAF; encoded by the coding sequence ATGAATAAATGTTATCCTACCCTGCTGGCCACAATGGTATGGGCAGCACTTTATAGTCAGCAAGCTCATGCTGACCTTGCAGCACAATGTATGCTGGGTGTACCTGTCTACGATAAGCCGATTATCACAGGCGATCCTAATAAACTGCCAGTCTATATTCAGTCCGATGATTCTCACGGTGAATACCCCAATGCGGCTGAGTTCATTGGCAATGTAAATATCCAACAGGGAAATAAAACACTGATAGCCGATAAAGTTCGGCTCGAACAGACACAAGAGCAGGATAAAGAACCTGTGCGCACTGTTACCGCAGTGGGTAATGTCAGCTATGATGACCCTCAGATCATTTTGAAGGGACCCCGCGCCTGGGCGAATCTGAACAATAAAGATACCGATGTGGAACAAGGTAAGTATCAGTTGGTTGGTCGTCAAGGACGTGGCAGCGCAGATAAGATGATGCTGCGTGATGAGAACCGCTATACCATCATGAATAATGGGATATTCACTTCTTGCCTGCCCGGTAATGACAGCTGGAGTGTCGTGGGTTCTGAAGTCATTCTTGACCGTGAAGAAGAAGTTGCCGAAATCTGGAATGCCCGTTTTCGCGTTGCCAATGTGCCGGTATTTTATACACCATATTTGCAATTACCTATCGGTAATAAACGTCGTTCTGGTTTCTTAATTCCAAATGCCAGTTTTTCCAACAAAGATGGCTTCCAATTTCTGCTGCCGTACTACTGGAACATTGCCCCTAACTATGATGCCACGATTACTCCTCATCTCATCACGATGCGGGGTTTGAAGCTCGATAATGAATTCCGTTATCTCACCAAAGCGGGGACCGGTACAGTTGCGCTGGATTGGATTGATCAGGATCGTCTGTATAAAGAGGATAAAAGGCTCAAGGCCAGACCTGAGCGGGATAGCAACAGCCGCTGGTTGTTCTACTGGAATCACAGTGGTGTCATGAATCAGGTTTGGCGTTTCAGTGCTGATTATACCAAAGTCAGTGATCCGAACTATTTCAATGACTTCAGTTCACAATACGGTTCCAGCACCGATGGCTATGCCACTCAGAAATTCAGTATTGGCTATGCCCAACAAAACTGGAATGCCACACTCACAACCAAACAGTTCCAAATTTTTACCCCTAGTGATAGAGGAAAAGCTTACCGAACAGCGCCTCAGTTAGATCTCAACTACTATAAAAATGATTTGGGACCGTTTGATTTTCGTACTTACGCTCAGGTGGCCAAATTTACCAGTGTTGGTAATCAGTGGCCAGATGGAACGCGCTGGCACCTGGAACCTTCCATTAACTTACCACTCTCCAATGGCTGGGCGAGCATCAATAATGAATTTAAGTTGATGGCAACCCATTATCAACAGGATCTTACTGAAACAACTAAATCCAACACTGAGATACCTGCATTGGAAAGATCGGTAAACCGTATTCTGCCGGTGTTTAAATCAGATGCGAAGATGGTGTTTGAACGCGCTATGTATTTTAACCAAGGCTTCACCCAGACGCTGGAACCGCGCGTTCAATATCTCTATGTGCCTTATAAGAATCAAAACAACATCAATAACTTTGATTCTTCTCTGCTACAATCGGATTATACTGGATTGTTCCGGGATCGCTTCTACAGTGGGTTAGACCGTGTTTCGTCTGCTAATCAATTTACCGCTGGCGTGACTACCCGTATTTATGATGAAGATTTAGTTGAACGTTTTAGCCTGTCCGTAGGTCAAATTTACCATTTTGAACGTCCACGTACCGAAGATACTGACTCTGTCTTAGGTAGTAAGGATATCATTGGGAACAAAAAAGGAACGGGGGCGACAACCTGGGCTGGAGATGTACACTGGAGAATCAATGATTCCTGGGGCATCAAAGGCGGGTTGCAATATGACAATCGTCTGGACGACTTCACTATGGGTAATGCCATCATGGAATACCGTCGTGACGCTGACCGCATGTTGCAGTTAAGCTACCGTTTTGTTGATCGCAATTATATTCAAGCCACACTCAAGGGTGGCGCGCCCGCTTACCAGCAAGGAATTTCTCAGATTGGTATGGTAGCAAGTTGGCCGTTGTCAGATCGTTGGGCGTTTGTCGGGGCTTATTACTACGATACCAAAGAGAAACAGCCTGCAACCCAAATGGTCGGTTTGCAATACAACACTTGCTGCTGGGCAGTCAGTGTAGGTTATGAACGCAAGATCACCGACTGGCGCTTCGATAGCAGTCAATATGACAACAAATGGTCATTCAATGTTGAACTTCGTGGCTTAAGTAACAATCATAGTTTAGGGAGTCAGAAAATGTTGCAGCAAGGTATTCTTCCATACCAACGTGCATTCTGA
- the pdxA gene encoding 4-hydroxythreonine-4-phosphate dehydrogenase PdxA, with the protein MHNNKPIVITPGEPAGVGPDLVIALAQKAWPSQLVVCADPELMLSRAKQLNLPLQLQTYSPEHISSSQAAGTLTILPVNLHSPTMTGELNRKNGTYVTETLARACDGCLNGEFSALVTGPVHKGVINDAGVAFTGHTEFFADHSQCSRVVMMLATEELRVALATTHLPILDVPKAITFDSLREVITILNHDLKTKFGIPRPHIYVCGLNPHAGEGGHMGHEEIDIIIPALDSLRAEGIWLEGPLPADTLFQPKYLDHADAVLSMYHDQGLPVLKYQGFGRAVNITLGLPFIRTSVDHGTALELAGTGQADVGSFITALNLAIKMIQNSNE; encoded by the coding sequence ATGCACAATAATAAACCCATCGTCATTACCCCCGGCGAACCAGCCGGGGTTGGCCCTGACTTAGTCATTGCCTTGGCTCAAAAAGCGTGGCCTAGCCAACTGGTTGTCTGTGCTGATCCAGAGCTGATGCTTTCCCGAGCTAAGCAACTGAATTTACCCCTACAACTGCAAACTTATTCTCCAGAACACATTTCTTCATCACAGGCAGCCGGAACCCTAACCATCCTGCCCGTTAACCTCCACTCCCCGACGATGACAGGGGAATTAAACCGGAAAAACGGTACTTACGTCACGGAAACCTTAGCAAGAGCTTGCGATGGTTGCCTGAATGGGGAGTTTTCTGCATTGGTGACAGGACCTGTACATAAAGGTGTCATTAATGATGCAGGCGTGGCTTTTACTGGACATACCGAGTTTTTTGCTGACCACAGCCAATGCTCGAGGGTGGTCATGATGTTGGCAACGGAAGAGCTACGGGTAGCGCTGGCAACCACGCACCTGCCGATTCTGGATGTCCCCAAAGCAATTACGTTTGATTCCCTGCGGGAAGTTATCACCATTCTTAATCATGATCTAAAAACCAAATTCGGTATTCCCCGTCCCCATATCTATGTTTGCGGCCTGAATCCTCATGCCGGTGAAGGTGGGCATATGGGACATGAAGAAATAGATATCATCATTCCTGCCTTAGATAGTCTGAGAGCGGAAGGGATATGGTTGGAAGGTCCATTACCTGCGGATACCCTGTTCCAACCCAAATATTTAGATCATGCTGATGCCGTGCTTTCGATGTATCACGATCAAGGGTTACCCGTGTTAAAATACCAGGGTTTTGGCAGGGCCGTAAATATTACGTTAGGGCTGCCATTTATCCGAACTTCTGTCGATCATGGCACAGCACTGGAGCTGGCGGGGACAGGTCAAGCTGATGTGGGTAGTTTTATCACCGCATTGAATCTAGCAATTAAAATGATACAAAACAGTAATGAATAA
- the apaH gene encoding bis(5'-nucleosyl)-tetraphosphatase (symmetrical) ApaH, with translation MATYLIGDIHGCYRELRALLEQVDFNSSEDTLWLTGDLIARGPDSLAVLRYIKQLGSAVKLVLGNHDLHLLAVYAKISRNKPKDLLDELLAAPDVDELINWLRKQPMLQIDEELKLVMAHAGLTPQWDLETAKICAREVEAILRSDSYPLFLNEMYGDMPNNWTPELSGLARLRYSTNALTRMRYCFPNGQLDMNCKSKPENAPAPLKPWFELPRSIPEDYSIAFGHWAALEGQGTPSGIYALDTGCCWGGKLTLLRWEDKQYFSQGSLLKS, from the coding sequence ATGGCTACATACCTTATTGGCGATATTCACGGCTGTTATCGTGAACTTCGCGCCTTGTTAGAACAAGTCGATTTTAATTCCAGTGAAGACACTTTATGGTTGACCGGCGATCTGATCGCTCGTGGCCCTGATTCATTGGCAGTCCTTCGCTACATTAAGCAACTCGGCTCCGCAGTAAAACTGGTATTGGGCAATCACGATCTGCATCTGTTAGCGGTTTACGCTAAAATCAGCCGCAATAAGCCGAAAGATTTGCTGGATGAATTACTCGCGGCACCGGATGTCGATGAATTAATAAATTGGTTAAGAAAACAGCCAATGCTGCAAATCGATGAAGAACTGAAACTCGTCATGGCACATGCCGGGCTAACCCCACAATGGGATCTGGAAACAGCCAAAATATGTGCCCGTGAAGTGGAAGCGATTCTTCGCAGTGACAGTTATCCTTTGTTTCTCAATGAAATGTATGGGGATATGCCGAACAATTGGACGCCAGAGTTAAGCGGACTTGCTCGATTGCGTTACAGTACCAATGCTTTGACCAGAATGCGTTATTGTTTTCCAAATGGTCAATTGGATATGAATTGTAAATCTAAACCGGAAAATGCACCTGCCCCACTCAAACCCTGGTTTGAATTACCACGCAGCATTCCTGAAGACTATTCAATCGCCTTTGGTCATTGGGCAGCTCTGGAAGGTCAAGGTACACCTTCTGGTATCTACGCCTTAGATACGGGGTGCTGTTGGGGAGGTAAATTAACCCTGCTTCGTTGGGAAGATAAACAATATTTCAGCCAAGGATCATTACTCAAATCATAA
- the rsmA gene encoding 16S rRNA (adenine(1518)-N(6)/adenine(1519)-N(6))-dimethyltransferase RsmA, protein MNNKVHQGHHARKRFGQNFLTDQFIIDSIVNAMNPQAGQAIVEIGPGLGALTEPVGERMDKMTVVELDRDLAARLHIHPKLKDKLTIIQQDAMTVDFGQIAKEHGQPLRVFGNLPYNISTPLMFHLFSYTDAIADMNFMLQKEVVNRLVAGPDSKAYGRLSVMAQYYCQVIPVLEVPPTAFTPAPKVDSAIVRLIPHKSMPYPVQDIRMLARITTQAFNQRRKTIRNSLGNIFSVEQLTELGIDPNTRAENISVEQYCKMANWLSSQPEIA, encoded by the coding sequence ATGAATAACAAAGTCCATCAAGGGCACCATGCCCGTAAACGTTTCGGGCAAAACTTTTTAACCGATCAATTTATTATTGATAGCATTGTCAATGCGATGAACCCACAGGCTGGCCAAGCCATCGTGGAAATCGGCCCAGGTCTGGGAGCATTGACAGAACCCGTGGGTGAACGCATGGATAAGATGACTGTCGTCGAGCTTGACCGTGATTTAGCGGCTCGTCTGCACATCCACCCCAAACTGAAAGATAAGCTGACAATCATTCAACAAGATGCGATGACCGTTGATTTTGGTCAGATTGCTAAAGAACATGGGCAACCCTTGCGTGTATTTGGTAACTTGCCTTATAACATCTCTACACCGTTAATGTTCCATCTTTTTAGCTATACTGATGCTATCGCTGATATGAACTTTATGTTGCAGAAAGAAGTTGTGAATCGTCTTGTCGCGGGACCTGACAGTAAAGCCTATGGACGCTTAAGTGTGATGGCGCAATACTACTGTCAGGTGATACCTGTGCTTGAAGTACCGCCAACGGCATTTACACCCGCGCCAAAAGTGGATTCTGCTATTGTGCGTTTGATCCCACACAAGAGTATGCCTTACCCTGTTCAAGACATTCGCATGTTAGCCCGGATCACAACTCAGGCATTTAACCAACGGAGAAAAACGATCCGCAATAGCCTTGGGAATATTTTTTCTGTTGAACAGTTAACTGAATTGGGTATTGATCCAAACACGCGGGCTGAAAACATCTCTGTCGAGCAATACTGTAAGATGGCGAACTGGTTATCATCTCAACCTGAAATTGCCTAA
- the djlA gene encoding co-chaperone DjlA produces the protein MQYWGKLFGLIFGIASGAGFWGIVIGLVLGHILDKIRMQKLGGTTKGPTRQALFFRSTFQVLGHLTKAKGRVTETDIQLATQLMDRMQLHGEARLSAQQAFREGKQSQFPLRKTMQQLRRACFGRSDLIRMFLEIQLQAAFADGELHPNERKVLFVIAEELGISRIQFEQFLAMMEGGRHFNGQYRHQGREQQRATLEDACKVLGVNKQDDATTIKRAYRKLMSEHHPDKLVAKGLPPEMMELAKQKTQSIQSAYDLIKKERGFK, from the coding sequence ATGCAGTATTGGGGAAAATTATTCGGATTGATATTTGGGATTGCATCTGGTGCGGGTTTTTGGGGAATTGTGATTGGCTTAGTGCTTGGTCACATCCTTGACAAAATCAGGATGCAGAAATTGGGGGGGACGACGAAAGGCCCAACCCGACAGGCGCTGTTTTTTCGCAGTACTTTTCAAGTATTGGGGCATTTAACCAAAGCAAAAGGTCGGGTAACAGAAACGGATATCCAGCTCGCCACCCAATTGATGGACAGAATGCAACTGCATGGTGAGGCACGGCTTTCCGCGCAGCAGGCGTTTCGTGAAGGCAAACAGTCCCAATTTCCTTTGCGTAAAACAATGCAACAGTTACGCCGTGCTTGCTTCGGTCGTTCTGACCTGATCCGCATGTTCCTGGAAATTCAGTTACAAGCAGCATTTGCTGATGGCGAACTGCATCCCAATGAAAGAAAAGTTCTGTTTGTCATTGCCGAAGAATTAGGTATTTCCCGTATTCAATTTGAACAATTCCTTGCCATGATGGAAGGCGGACGTCATTTCAATGGACAGTACCGCCATCAAGGTCGTGAACAGCAGCGTGCAACATTGGAAGATGCTTGTAAGGTATTGGGTGTCAATAAACAGGATGATGCGACCACCATTAAGCGAGCTTATCGAAAACTGATGAGTGAGCATCATCCCGATAAACTGGTGGCAAAAGGTTTACCACCAGAAATGATGGAACTGGCGAAACAAAAGACGCAGTCCATCCAGTCGGCTTACGATTTGATTAAAAAGGAGCGGGGTTTTAAATAG
- the apaG gene encoding Co2+/Mg2+ efflux protein ApaG — translation MLNEPRIHIQVQSTYVESQSQPEQQRFVFAYTVSIRNLGHSPVQLISRYWRITNSDGHQTEVQGEGVVGKQPLIPPGTEYRYSSGAILETPLGTMEGHYNMIDHDGRPFRVAIPVFRLAIPTLIN, via the coding sequence ATGCTCAATGAACCAAGAATTCATATTCAAGTACAAAGTACTTACGTAGAAAGTCAATCACAGCCGGAACAACAACGTTTTGTGTTTGCTTATACTGTATCAATTCGTAATCTTGGGCATTCCCCTGTGCAACTTATTAGCCGTTACTGGCGCATTACCAACAGTGATGGTCACCAAACCGAAGTTCAGGGTGAAGGGGTTGTGGGAAAACAACCTTTGATCCCACCGGGAACAGAATATCGCTACAGCAGTGGCGCTATTTTAGAAACACCTCTGGGGACAATGGAAGGCCATTATAACATGATCGATCACGATGGTCGTCCATTCCGTGTCGCCATTCCGGTGTTCCGGCTGGCTATTCCAACACTGATAAATTAA
- the surA gene encoding peptidylprolyl isomerase SurA, whose amino-acid sequence MKNWKLLIFGLMFSVNSVAMAAPQELNKVAAVVNNDVVLESDVSSLLQSVKLNAKHAGQQLPDEKTLRHQILERLIMDDIVLQMANRMQLTIPDQALDSAITNIAAQNHLSLAQLKQNLIAEGMSFDTYRNQIRKEMMIAEVRNNEVRRRITILPQEVDSLANQISNQNSQDSEINLSQILIPLSENPSQEQVEKAATTIKKILSELHNGVDFGKLALSYSSDPQALKGGNMGWSKLQELPSLFAAQLQSAHKGQIIGPIRSGVGFHILKVNDIRGGQTSIAVTEVNARHILLKTSPIMNDEQARNELLKLREEILNGKTSFEEAAKAHSEDPGSAMRGGELGWNLPSAYDPAFRDALMTLQKGEISQPVHSSFGWHLIQLLDSRKVDRTDAAQKDRAYRLLFNRKFNEEAQNWMQELRASAYVKILDGSNAQ is encoded by the coding sequence ATGAAGAACTGGAAATTGCTCATTTTCGGATTGATGTTTTCAGTAAACTCTGTCGCAATGGCGGCTCCACAAGAGCTGAATAAGGTTGCTGCCGTTGTTAACAATGATGTCGTACTGGAAAGTGACGTTAGCAGCCTTTTACAATCCGTTAAACTCAATGCAAAACATGCAGGCCAGCAATTACCGGATGAAAAAACATTGCGTCACCAAATCCTTGAGCGCCTGATTATGGATGATATTGTTCTGCAAATGGCAAACCGGATGCAGCTAACTATCCCTGATCAAGCCTTAGATTCTGCGATCACGAATATTGCGGCTCAAAACCACTTGAGCCTTGCCCAGTTAAAACAAAATCTGATCGCAGAGGGAATGAGCTTTGATACTTACCGTAATCAGATCCGCAAGGAAATGATGATTGCAGAAGTACGTAACAATGAGGTACGCCGCCGCATTACTATCCTGCCACAGGAAGTTGATTCACTGGCTAATCAAATCAGCAACCAAAACAGTCAGGACTCTGAGATAAATCTCAGCCAGATCCTGATCCCTCTGTCGGAAAACCCAAGCCAGGAGCAGGTAGAAAAAGCGGCAACCACGATTAAAAAAATCTTATCTGAACTCCACAATGGTGTCGATTTCGGCAAATTAGCGCTTTCCTATTCCAGTGATCCCCAAGCCCTGAAAGGGGGAAATATGGGTTGGAGCAAACTGCAAGAATTGCCATCCCTGTTTGCTGCACAGCTTCAATCTGCTCATAAGGGACAGATTATTGGCCCAATTCGTTCCGGCGTTGGCTTTCACATTCTGAAAGTGAATGATATCCGTGGTGGTCAGACGTCTATTGCCGTCACTGAAGTGAATGCTCGCCATATTCTGCTGAAAACATCACCTATTATGAATGATGAACAGGCACGTAACGAGTTGCTGAAACTCAGAGAAGAGATCTTAAATGGCAAAACCTCATTCGAAGAAGCCGCAAAAGCACATTCTGAAGATCCAGGTTCAGCCATGCGTGGTGGAGAACTGGGTTGGAATTTGCCGAGCGCTTACGATCCTGCTTTCCGTGATGCGTTGATGACGTTGCAAAAAGGTGAGATCAGCCAGCCTGTTCACTCCTCTTTCGGCTGGCACTTAATCCAACTGCTGGATAGCCGCAAGGTTGACAGAACAGACGCTGCACAGAAAGATCGCGCCTACCGCCTGCTGTTTAACCGTAAATTCAATGAAGAGGCACAAAACTGGATGCAGGAATTACGCGCCTCTGCTTATGTGAAAATTTTAGATGGTAGCAATGCACAATAA